The Arthrobacter sp. V1I7 genome includes a region encoding these proteins:
- the panD gene encoding aspartate 1-decarboxylase produces MTRIMFKSKIHRATVTHADLHYVGSVTVDLDLLEAADILPGELVAIVDVTNGARLETYTIAGERGSGVIGINGPAAHLVHVNDTVILITYANMTTEEAKAYCPQIVHVDQHNKLLQLGNDPAESIIPGLSRPPYALNNSVK; encoded by the coding sequence ATGACTCGCATAATGTTTAAGTCCAAAATCCACCGGGCTACCGTGACACATGCGGACCTGCACTACGTCGGTTCTGTCACCGTCGACCTGGACCTGTTGGAGGCGGCCGACATCCTGCCGGGCGAGCTCGTGGCGATCGTCGATGTCACAAACGGCGCGCGCCTGGAGACTTACACCATCGCTGGTGAGCGAGGCTCCGGTGTGATCGGTATCAACGGCCCTGCCGCGCATCTAGTCCATGTAAACGACACAGTCATTCTCATCACCTACGCGAACATGACCACAGAAGAGGCCAAAGCTTACTGCCCCCAGATTGTCCATGTGGACCAACACAACAAGCTTCTTCAACTCGGCAACGACCCCGCCGAAAGCATCATCCCCGGGCTGAGCCGCCCGCCCTATGCACTGAATAACTCGGTGAAGTAG